The Bacteroidota bacterium genome includes the window AGCATCAACGTCGCAAGCGTCAGGAAGATGCTGATCCCGACGACGTCCTGGAACGCGGTCTCGAACGGTCCCGCCGTGAGAGCGGGGTCGAAGCCGAGACGTTTTGAAATCATGGGGACCGTCGTTCCCACGAGGCCCGAAAGATTTACCGAGACGAACATCGCTATCCCGACCACAAGGCCAAACTGCCAGATTCCCTGCCAGATCGCGCCGACCAGGCCGATGACAATGCCGCAGGCTCCTCCGATGATCAGCGTGGTTTGCATCTGGCGCGAGATCGGGTGCCACCACCGGTCGAGCGTGACGTGGCCGGTGGACATCGCGCGGACGATGATCGCCGCCGACTGAAGCCCGGTGTTCCCGGAAATCGCGGAGATGATCGGCATGAAGGAGGCGAGCAGAATCACGCGGCTGAGCGTCTGGTCGAAATGATGAATCACCACGCCTGCCCCGAACTCGATCGCCAGGGTCGTCAGGACCCACGGGAGACGCAGGAGTGAAATCTGAAAGGGGCTGCGCCGCTCAAGCTCGTCCGCGTCCGAGCCGACCAGGCGGGCGACATCCTCGCTATGCTCCTCTTCGATGACGTCCACGATGTCGTCGATCGTGATGCGCCCGACGAGCTTTCCCATCTTGTCCACCACCGGGAGCGACACGAGATCGTACTTCCGGAAAATCGAAGCGACTTCCTCCTGGTCCACCTCGGTGTTCACGCTCTTCGTGTCGGACTCCATGATCTTGTAGACTCTCCGGTTGGGAGAATGGAGCACGAGGGATTGCAGGGGGAGCGCGCCCACAAGATGGCCCTGCTCATCCACCACGTAGACATTGTAGATGACCATGTTCTTTTTCGCGGAGGTGCGCACCGCCTTGATCGCCTGCTTGACGGTGGAGTTCATCCCGACTGCGACATACTCCGTCCCCATGATTCCGCCGGCGGATTTCGCCGGGTATTCCATGAGTCTCTGCACCGCGGAGGAATCGATCGCCGGCATCGCGCGCAATACTTTTTCCGCGATCGCCGGGGGCAGCTCGGCGACAA containing:
- the mgtE gene encoding magnesium transporter produces the protein MTQAARDIDHIITTEDAIIIPRRHGVKTIEVDDALMEDIRELVRERAGPLLLNILADLHAADIGDIINRLDPEDQLYVFDLLEIHTGSAVLLDLGPDARGYILDSLASEKITSYVDLLASDDAADLVAELPPAIAEKVLRAMPAIDSSAVQRLMEYPAKSAGGIMGTEYVAVGMNSTVKQAIKAVRTSAKKNMVIYNVYVVDEQGHLVGALPLQSLVLHSPNRRVYKIMESDTKSVNTEVDQEEVASIFRKYDLVSLPVVDKMGKLVGRITIDDIVDVIEEEHSEDVARLVGSDADELERRSPFQISLLRLPWVLTTLAIEFGAGVVIHHFDQTLSRVILLASFMPIISAISGNTGLQSAAIIVRAMSTGHVTLDRWWHPISRQMQTTLIIGGACGIVIGLVGAIWQGIWQFGLVVGIAMFVSVNLSGLVGTTVPMISKRLGFDPALTAGPFETAFQDVVGISIFLTLATLML